A region from the Paenarthrobacter aurescens genome encodes:
- a CDS encoding tyrosine-protein phosphatase — MAVLNLRPLAGGRILRGSQPFGLDAAATSGFLAEHGIQAIVDLRSELERSLVPWLVQNHHDAGGEPAAVAPPAVELIHNPLDPNAIAGSLQSVETAEDLGDLYLGWVRLRPEWVGDALRPVARGKRTLVHCSLGKDRTGVVSAIALLASGGTEDQVVADYAATTANLPDVLEVMAETWRLSVPATPAEYFSPELMILQSPEAAMQHFLAGFAQEFGDARSFLREAGLTAVEVESLAL, encoded by the coding sequence ATGGCTGTGCTCAATCTGCGTCCCCTGGCCGGCGGCCGGATACTCAGGGGGAGCCAGCCGTTCGGTTTGGATGCCGCTGCAACATCAGGTTTCCTGGCGGAGCACGGCATCCAGGCCATTGTGGACCTGCGCAGCGAGCTTGAGCGCTCGTTGGTTCCGTGGCTGGTGCAAAACCACCACGACGCCGGAGGCGAGCCTGCCGCCGTCGCCCCGCCCGCCGTCGAACTCATCCATAACCCGCTGGACCCGAACGCCATAGCGGGCTCGCTCCAGTCCGTGGAAACGGCCGAAGACCTCGGCGACCTGTATCTGGGCTGGGTCCGGCTGCGGCCCGAATGGGTGGGCGATGCACTGCGACCTGTCGCACGTGGCAAACGCACGCTGGTTCACTGTTCGTTGGGAAAGGACAGGACCGGTGTGGTCTCAGCGATAGCTCTTCTGGCGTCCGGTGGAACCGAGGACCAGGTGGTGGCGGATTATGCGGCCACCACAGCCAACTTGCCGGACGTCCTGGAAGTCATGGCGGAAACGTGGCGGCTCAGCGTTCCCGCAACACCGGCAGAGTACTTTAGCCCCGAGCTCATGATCCTGCAGAGCCCGGAAGCCGCCATGCAGCACTTCTTGGCCGGCTTTGCGCAGGAGTTCGGCGACGCGCGGAGCTTCCTGCGTGAGGCGGGACTTACCGCCGTCGAGGTTGAATCGCTGGCTCTGTAA
- a CDS encoding HAD-IIA family hydrolase, with the protein MAEETTSTSVYRNGHEIECWLTDMDGVLVHENQAIPGAAELIQRWVDTSKRFLVLTNNSIFTPRDLAARLRASGLEVPEENIWTSALATAQFLKDQVQSSDSGNRAYTIGEAGLTTALHEAGFILTDTDPDFVVLGETRTYSFEAITMAVRHILAGARFIATNPDATGPSKDGPMPATGAIAAMITKATGREPYIVGKPNPMMFRSAMNQIDAHSETTAMIGDRMDTDIVAGMEAGLHTVLVLSGITQREEIVSFPFRPNQILNSVADLKSQI; encoded by the coding sequence ATGGCAGAAGAAACCACGTCCACGTCGGTGTATCGCAATGGCCACGAAATCGAATGCTGGCTCACGGACATGGACGGCGTCCTGGTTCACGAAAACCAGGCAATCCCCGGTGCGGCAGAGCTCATTCAGCGCTGGGTGGACACGTCCAAGCGCTTCCTGGTTCTGACCAACAACTCCATATTCACGCCCCGCGACCTCGCTGCCCGCCTGCGCGCCTCCGGCTTGGAAGTCCCGGAAGAGAACATCTGGACCTCCGCGCTGGCCACCGCACAGTTCCTGAAGGACCAGGTTCAGTCCTCGGACTCGGGCAACCGCGCCTACACCATCGGCGAAGCCGGTCTTACAACTGCCCTGCACGAGGCCGGATTCATCCTCACTGACACCGATCCCGATTTCGTGGTGCTCGGCGAGACCCGCACTTACTCCTTCGAAGCGATCACTATGGCCGTCCGCCACATCCTGGCCGGCGCTCGTTTCATCGCCACCAACCCGGACGCCACCGGCCCCTCCAAGGACGGCCCCATGCCGGCCACCGGTGCCATCGCGGCCATGATCACCAAGGCCACGGGCCGCGAGCCCTACATTGTGGGCAAACCGAACCCCATGATGTTCCGCTCCGCCATGAACCAGATCGACGCCCACTCCGAGACCACCGCCATGATCGGCGACCGCATGGACACGGACATTGTGGCCGGCATGGAAGCGGGCCTGCACACGGTCCTGGTACTCAGCGGCATCACGCAGCGCGAAGAAATCGTGTCCTTCCCGTTCCGGCCCAACCAGATCCTGAACTCGGTGGCCGACCTGAAGAGCCAAATCTAA
- a CDS encoding TrmH family RNA methyltransferase — protein MTDLPSNTALPTPAETPVETTAEGEAEAKPEVGVGPWDGEWPEGEHWDPDLLRDGDRRNVVDQYRYWKHEAIVADLDSKRHDFHIAIENWQHDLNIGTVVRTANAFLAKEVHIIGRRRWNRRGAMVTDRYQHVRHHPTVEDFVQWAEGEGLAVIGIDIFPDSVPLETYDLPRNCVLVFGQEGPGLTPEVHDAAVATLSIEQFGSTRSMNAASAAAIAMHAWVRRHVFQQAVS, from the coding sequence GTGACTGACCTTCCCTCCAATACGGCCCTGCCCACGCCTGCCGAAACCCCCGTAGAGACCACGGCAGAAGGCGAAGCGGAAGCGAAACCTGAGGTCGGCGTCGGGCCCTGGGACGGTGAGTGGCCCGAAGGCGAGCACTGGGACCCGGACCTGTTGAGGGATGGTGACCGCCGCAATGTTGTGGACCAGTACAGGTACTGGAAACACGAGGCGATCGTGGCGGACCTGGACTCAAAGCGGCACGATTTCCACATCGCCATTGAGAATTGGCAGCATGACCTCAACATCGGAACCGTGGTGCGCACGGCCAACGCGTTCCTCGCCAAGGAGGTCCACATCATTGGCCGACGTCGGTGGAATCGTCGCGGGGCTATGGTCACCGACCGCTACCAGCACGTCCGCCACCACCCCACCGTAGAAGACTTTGTCCAGTGGGCTGAGGGGGAGGGGCTTGCGGTGATCGGCATCGACATCTTCCCCGATTCGGTGCCCTTGGAAACGTACGACCTCCCCAGGAACTGCGTGTTGGTGTTCGGCCAGGAAGGCCCCGGCCTCACGCCCGAGGTGCACGATGCCGCCGTCGCCACGCTTTCCATTGAGCAGTTCGGCTCCACACGGTCCATGAACGCCGCCTCAGCCGCTGCCATTGCCATGCACGCCTGGGTCCGCCGCCACGTGTTCCAGCAAGCTGTCAGCTAG
- the fbaA gene encoding class II fructose-bisphosphate aldolase, which translates to MPIATPEIYSEMIDRAKAGGFAFPAVNVTSSQTLNAAIRGFAEAESDGIIQVSTGGAAYWSGASVKDMVTGSLGFAAFAREVAKSYGVNIALHTDHCPQDKLADFVLPLLAASEEAVKAGKDPIFNSHMWDGSHETLSENLRIGRELLERAAAAKTILEVEIGTVGGEEDGVENEINEKLYTTTEDALATIEALGAGENGRYLTALTFGNVHGVYKPGNVKLRPELLKQIQSEVGAKIGKDNPFDLVFHGGSGSTEQEIADAVSYGVIKMNIDTDTQYAFTRPVAGHMFSNYDGVLKVDGEMGNKKTYDPRVWGASAEAGMAARIVEAAQQLGSVGKTF; encoded by the coding sequence ATGCCCATTGCAACCCCAGAGATTTACTCCGAGATGATCGACCGCGCAAAGGCTGGCGGATTCGCTTTCCCCGCGGTCAACGTGACGTCGTCGCAGACTCTGAACGCTGCGATCCGCGGTTTCGCCGAGGCCGAATCCGATGGCATCATCCAGGTTTCCACCGGTGGCGCAGCCTACTGGTCCGGCGCTTCGGTCAAGGACATGGTGACCGGTTCCCTCGGCTTCGCCGCGTTCGCCCGTGAAGTTGCCAAGAGCTACGGCGTCAACATCGCCCTCCACACGGATCACTGCCCGCAGGACAAGCTGGCGGACTTCGTCCTGCCGTTGCTGGCCGCTTCCGAGGAAGCAGTGAAGGCCGGCAAGGACCCGATTTTCAACTCGCACATGTGGGACGGCTCGCACGAGACCCTTTCGGAGAACCTGCGCATCGGCCGTGAACTGCTGGAACGCGCCGCTGCTGCCAAGACCATCCTGGAAGTTGAAATCGGTACCGTTGGTGGCGAAGAAGACGGCGTTGAGAACGAAATCAACGAGAAGCTCTACACCACCACCGAGGACGCCCTCGCCACGATCGAGGCCCTGGGTGCCGGCGAAAACGGCCGTTACCTGACCGCACTGACGTTCGGCAACGTGCACGGCGTGTACAAGCCGGGCAACGTCAAGCTCCGCCCGGAACTGCTCAAGCAGATCCAGTCCGAGGTAGGCGCCAAGATCGGTAAGGACAACCCGTTCGATCTGGTGTTCCACGGCGGTTCGGGCTCCACGGAACAGGAAATCGCTGACGCCGTTTCCTACGGTGTGATCAAGATGAACATCGACACCGATACCCAGTACGCGTTCACCCGCCCGGTGGCCGGCCACATGTTCTCCAACTACGACGGCGTCCTGAAGGTCGACGGCGAAATGGGCAACAAGAAGACCTACGATCCCCGCGTCTGGGGCGCTTCGGCCGAAGCCGGTATGGCCGCGCGCATCGTCGAAGCCGCACAGCAGCTCGGATCGGTTGGCAAGACCTTCTGA
- a CDS encoding DUF3151 domain-containing protein — MSDEFRRNLMGPEPTLLPAETEIYQHLALGNEALDLVAKNPTSSLLWAILAEEAWAEGRTIESYAYARVGYHRGLDSLRRNGWRGVGPIPWEHEPNQGFLRALYALGRAASAIGEAEEPERIEKFLNDSDPKAKAAIEAR; from the coding sequence ATGTCCGACGAATTCCGCAGAAACCTGATGGGGCCGGAGCCCACCCTCCTGCCCGCCGAAACCGAGATCTACCAGCACCTGGCGCTCGGCAATGAAGCGCTGGACCTCGTAGCCAAGAACCCCACATCTTCGCTGCTGTGGGCCATCCTTGCCGAGGAAGCCTGGGCCGAAGGCCGGACTATCGAGTCCTACGCCTACGCCCGCGTGGGCTACCACCGCGGCCTGGACTCCCTGCGCCGCAACGGTTGGCGCGGAGTGGGACCCATCCCGTGGGAGCACGAGCCCAACCAGGGCTTCCTGCGTGCTCTCTATGCTCTGGGCCGGGCAGCCTCGGCAATCGGCGAAGCTGAAGAGCCTGAACGGATCGAGAAGTTCCTGAACGACTCCGACCCCAAGGCCAAGGCGGCGATCGAAGCCCGCTAG
- a CDS encoding ABC transporter ATP-binding protein, with product MSSLTTAPQLHAEALTIGYEQRIISENLNVRIPEGKFTVIVGPNACGKSTLLRALARLIKPRSGHVLLDGKSVTSLPAKELARRLGLLPQSSIAPDGITVADLVARGRYPHQKLLRQWSEADEIAVVDAMEATGVAALSARLVDELSGGQRQRVWVSMVLAQQTPLMLLDEPTTFLDIAHQIELLELFRELNLDKGHTLVAVLHDLNHASRYADHIIAMKDGVVVAEGAPTDVITESLVEEVFGMACRIIDDPVTHTPLVVPLGRPRHAAVTD from the coding sequence ATGAGTTCTCTCACCACTGCCCCGCAACTCCATGCCGAAGCGCTGACCATCGGCTACGAGCAACGCATCATCTCCGAGAACCTCAATGTGCGCATACCTGAGGGAAAGTTCACGGTGATCGTGGGGCCCAACGCGTGCGGTAAATCCACGCTCCTGCGCGCCCTTGCCCGGCTCATAAAGCCCCGCAGCGGGCACGTACTGCTGGACGGGAAATCCGTCACCTCGCTGCCCGCCAAGGAGCTCGCCCGCCGGCTGGGGCTCCTTCCGCAGTCCTCCATCGCCCCCGACGGCATCACGGTGGCCGATCTTGTGGCCCGCGGAAGATACCCGCACCAGAAACTGCTGCGGCAATGGTCTGAGGCTGACGAGATCGCAGTGGTTGACGCCATGGAAGCCACCGGCGTCGCGGCTTTGTCAGCCCGCTTGGTGGACGAGCTGTCCGGCGGCCAGCGGCAGCGCGTCTGGGTGTCTATGGTCCTTGCCCAGCAGACCCCGCTGATGCTCCTGGACGAGCCCACCACCTTCCTGGACATTGCGCACCAGATTGAGCTGCTGGAACTCTTCCGGGAACTCAACCTGGACAAAGGCCACACCCTGGTTGCCGTGCTGCACGACCTCAACCACGCCAGCCGCTACGCAGACCACATCATCGCTATGAAGGACGGAGTGGTGGTGGCCGAGGGCGCTCCCACTGACGTCATTACCGAATCCCTAGTGGAGGAAGTGTTCGGGATGGCCTGCCGGATCATTGACGACCCCGTAACCCACACTCCGCTGGTGGTTCCGCTGGGGCGGCCGAGGCACGCGGCGGTCACGGACTAA
- the fepG gene encoding iron-enterobactin ABC transporter permease, producing MSRVSSGRPTFLLRNGSLSLRFDVRSILVCIPLILAALTVAVISLATGDYDVTVQQVLQAFTGDAPGLAQTIVMEWRLPRVLSALVFGAALGMSGGIFQSMTRNPLGSPDIIGFNTGAYTGALIVMLTLGGGYFGIAAGALVGGILTALAVYLLAYRRGSQGFRLIIVGIGISAMLAALNHWLILQAELEAALAAAVWGAGSLNGITWEQAAPAAVVVVVVGVATLAVARRMQLLEMGDDAARALGVPAEPTRLLLLILGVALTAAVTAVAGPIAFVALAAPQLARRLTRSAGITLLPSAAMGAFLLVASDLAAQRLFAPIQLPVGVVTVCIGGIYLVWLLAREARKS from the coding sequence ATGAGCCGCGTCAGTTCCGGCCGCCCAACCTTCCTGCTCCGCAATGGATCATTGAGCCTCCGGTTCGACGTCCGCAGCATCCTCGTCTGCATCCCCTTGATCCTCGCCGCGCTCACTGTGGCCGTCATCAGCCTGGCCACCGGCGATTACGACGTCACCGTGCAACAAGTCCTCCAGGCCTTCACCGGTGACGCCCCTGGCCTGGCCCAAACAATCGTCATGGAATGGCGGCTCCCCCGCGTCCTCTCGGCATTGGTGTTCGGTGCGGCCCTGGGAATGAGCGGCGGGATCTTCCAATCCATGACCCGCAACCCGCTGGGCAGCCCGGACATCATCGGCTTCAACACCGGCGCTTACACAGGTGCGTTGATCGTGATGCTGACGCTGGGCGGCGGCTACTTTGGCATCGCCGCAGGAGCCCTGGTTGGCGGCATCCTCACAGCCTTGGCCGTCTACTTGCTGGCCTACAGGCGTGGTTCCCAAGGTTTCCGGCTGATCATTGTGGGCATCGGCATCAGCGCAATGCTTGCAGCACTGAATCATTGGCTGATCCTGCAAGCGGAGCTTGAGGCCGCCTTGGCGGCAGCTGTTTGGGGAGCCGGGTCACTCAACGGCATCACTTGGGAGCAAGCGGCGCCCGCCGCCGTCGTGGTTGTTGTGGTGGGCGTGGCCACGCTGGCGGTGGCGCGCCGGATGCAGTTGCTGGAAATGGGCGACGACGCCGCACGCGCCTTGGGCGTCCCGGCGGAACCCACACGTTTGCTGCTGCTCATCCTGGGCGTAGCGCTCACGGCGGCAGTCACGGCCGTGGCGGGGCCCATCGCTTTCGTGGCGCTGGCGGCTCCGCAGCTTGCGCGTCGCCTGACCCGCAGCGCCGGCATCACTTTGCTGCCGTCCGCGGCCATGGGCGCCTTCCTCCTGGTGGCGAGCGATCTCGCGGCCCAGCGCCTGTTTGCTCCGATCCAGTTACCCGTTGGTGTTGTGACGGTGTGCATCGGCGGTATCTACCTCGTCTGGCTGCTGGCCAGGGAAGCAAGGAAATCATGA
- a CDS encoding iron chelate uptake ABC transporter family permease subunit, whose product MSQVAAPARTTSREAVRSGVVNKSRWRIAFLALAAAVLLGAMILSLGVGAKFIPATTVLEAFTNPLDTADHAIILQTRLPRTLMGIAVGISLGVAGALIQAITRNPLADPGILGVNAGASFAMVIAIGVFGIGSLSGYIWFAFIGAILTTAAVYLIGTSGRNEVNPIRLTLAGVALGAVLTGIGSGLTLLNPKAFDHLRSWSIGSLDTRSMESVLTVAPFMAAGLIIALFCVSGLNAVALGDDLATSLGANVNRTRILGVVAITLLSGAATAGAGAIGFVGLMIPHVARWIVGPDQRWILASTVLLAPILLLVSDVVGRIAAPGELPVGVVTAFIGAPVLIALARRRKVSGL is encoded by the coding sequence ATGTCCCAAGTAGCCGCCCCCGCCCGCACCACTTCACGCGAAGCTGTCCGATCCGGCGTCGTCAATAAATCCCGCTGGCGGATCGCCTTCCTGGCCCTCGCAGCGGCGGTGCTTTTGGGGGCAATGATCCTGAGCCTGGGCGTGGGAGCAAAGTTCATTCCGGCCACCACGGTCCTTGAAGCGTTCACCAACCCCCTGGACACGGCGGATCACGCGATCATCCTGCAGACCCGCCTGCCCCGCACTCTGATGGGCATCGCCGTCGGGATTTCCCTGGGTGTGGCCGGCGCGCTCATCCAGGCCATCACGCGGAACCCCTTGGCTGATCCGGGCATCCTGGGCGTCAACGCGGGTGCCTCGTTTGCCATGGTTATTGCCATCGGCGTCTTCGGAATCGGCTCCCTCAGCGGCTACATCTGGTTTGCGTTCATTGGCGCCATCCTCACCACCGCAGCTGTATACCTGATTGGCACCTCCGGCAGGAACGAGGTGAATCCCATCAGGCTGACCTTGGCCGGCGTTGCCTTGGGCGCAGTCCTCACCGGTATCGGGTCCGGGCTCACCCTCCTGAACCCCAAGGCTTTTGACCATCTGCGCTCGTGGAGCATCGGCTCGTTGGACACCCGGAGCATGGAGTCCGTGCTCACCGTGGCCCCTTTTATGGCCGCTGGATTGATCATTGCCCTGTTCTGCGTGAGCGGGCTTAACGCCGTTGCACTGGGTGACGACCTTGCAACGTCCCTCGGTGCCAACGTCAACCGCACCCGCATTCTGGGCGTCGTGGCCATCACCCTCCTCAGTGGAGCAGCCACCGCCGGAGCAGGCGCAATCGGATTTGTGGGGCTCATGATTCCGCACGTGGCCCGGTGGATTGTTGGCCCGGACCAGCGCTGGATTTTGGCCTCCACGGTTTTGCTGGCGCCCATCCTGCTCCTGGTATCCGATGTGGTGGGCAGGATCGCCGCTCCCGGCGAACTCCCGGTGGGCGTAGTAACGGCCTTCATCGGAGCGCCGGTACTCATTGCCTTGGCGCGGCGACGAAAGGTGAGCGGACTGTGA
- a CDS encoding ABC transporter substrate-binding protein, giving the protein MKVAGVAVVAGLIAGCGTSGGSGSAAGNADVATGGSKFTTADQETAKLGTDAAPGVFPRTLKHANGETTLEKKPTRVVVLDTGELDDVVTLGITPVGMATTEGANPVPTYLADKVKDVASVGTIQNLNLEAIAALKPDLILGSQLRADKLYKQLSTIAPTVFSIRPGFPWKENFLLVGKSLGEEDKAVKALNDYQSEADALKADVKGDPKISLVRFLPGKIRLYANKSLIGVILKDTGLARPENQNIDELAAEISAENIEQSDADWIFYSSYGDPAATGETSVVEGAVWPKLGAVKAGQAKSVNDDVWFLGLGPTGAQLILKDLRSMLVG; this is encoded by the coding sequence ATGAAGGTTGCCGGCGTTGCGGTGGTAGCCGGCCTCATTGCAGGCTGCGGCACCAGTGGCGGATCGGGTTCCGCCGCCGGCAACGCCGATGTTGCCACGGGTGGTTCCAAGTTCACTACCGCGGACCAGGAAACCGCCAAGTTGGGCACGGACGCTGCCCCGGGAGTTTTCCCGCGCACCCTCAAGCACGCCAATGGTGAAACCACCCTGGAGAAAAAGCCCACCCGCGTGGTTGTCCTGGACACCGGCGAGCTGGATGATGTGGTGACCCTCGGCATCACCCCCGTGGGCATGGCTACCACTGAAGGCGCCAACCCGGTCCCCACCTACCTGGCGGACAAGGTCAAGGATGTGGCCTCGGTGGGTACCATCCAGAACCTGAACCTTGAAGCAATCGCTGCCTTGAAGCCGGACCTCATTCTGGGAAGCCAGCTGCGGGCGGACAAACTGTACAAGCAGCTCTCCACCATCGCCCCCACGGTCTTCAGCATCCGTCCCGGTTTCCCCTGGAAGGAAAACTTCCTGCTGGTGGGCAAGTCGCTGGGTGAGGAAGACAAAGCAGTCAAGGCGCTCAACGACTACCAGAGTGAAGCTGATGCGCTGAAGGCAGATGTGAAGGGTGATCCCAAGATCTCCCTGGTCCGCTTCCTGCCCGGCAAGATCCGCCTGTACGCGAACAAGTCGCTGATTGGCGTGATCCTGAAGGACACCGGCCTGGCCCGCCCGGAGAACCAGAACATTGATGAACTCGCTGCCGAGATCTCGGCCGAGAACATTGAACAAAGCGATGCCGACTGGATCTTCTACAGCAGCTACGGCGACCCTGCGGCAACCGGCGAAACCTCCGTGGTTGAGGGGGCAGTCTGGCCCAAGCTTGGCGCCGTCAAAGCCGGCCAGGCGAAGTCAGTCAATGACGACGTCTGGTTCCTCGGCCTCGGCCCCACAGGTGCGCAGCTGATCCTGAAGGACCTCCGCAGCATGCTGGTCGGCTAA
- a CDS encoding uracil-DNA glycosylase, with translation MQELATESPEEILWNRRYEPHIAEVNELCDSIKEQKPGSEVLYIDPAHSMDDCRIVSLFSNQRTNTGEGFINPGDEEATTRMLGMQWQLGLRPELMMPWNAYPWIEPSEEPGKLTPANITEGLKPLLRLLQLLPRTSALVAHGNEAHRLADQLMKAAPASIARRGFKTFKVRSLGGRSFAGTPTRQQEYLDAIHGAYAEAMARTGIPRKA, from the coding sequence ATGCAAGAACTGGCGACTGAATCACCCGAAGAAATCCTCTGGAACCGCCGCTACGAACCGCACATTGCCGAGGTCAACGAGCTGTGCGACTCCATCAAGGAGCAGAAGCCGGGCAGCGAGGTCCTCTACATCGACCCCGCCCACAGCATGGATGACTGCCGCATCGTCAGCCTTTTCTCCAATCAGCGCACCAACACCGGCGAGGGTTTCATCAACCCGGGCGATGAGGAAGCCACCACCCGCATGCTGGGCATGCAGTGGCAGCTTGGCCTGCGCCCGGAACTCATGATGCCGTGGAACGCGTACCCGTGGATTGAACCTTCCGAGGAACCGGGCAAGCTGACCCCTGCCAACATCACAGAGGGCCTGAAGCCGCTCCTGCGCCTCCTCCAGCTCCTGCCGCGCACGTCCGCCTTGGTGGCGCACGGCAACGAGGCACACCGCCTGGCCGATCAGCTCATGAAGGCCGCACCGGCCAGCATCGCCCGCCGCGGTTTCAAGACCTTCAAGGTTCGCTCGCTCGGCGGCCGTTCCTTCGCAGGAACCCCCACCCGCCAGCAGGAATACCTGGACGCCATCCACGGCGCCTACGCAGAAGCCATGGCCCGCACGGGAATTCCCCGCAAGGCTTAG
- a CDS encoding SipW-dependent-type signal peptide-containing protein, with product MVAKTTSNKATKVRALLAGGLVLGIGAAFTLAAWTDNEWVFGNSGGDNGPGTLTYHMEQNTFSNTNGSGDSAWSDKPNMPTVPDSTVDGALTFGAISAALKPGDTAYAPMQLRAAAGSEALTATLAEAVRLGDGVPGSDVDTNSAALYSALTYRAVQGVTAPNCAAGTLTGGTDIVGSAAASVPLSTTSGVGISLAKGADATTAGTPVDICFAITLPSSVTDVSLQGKQTIPLWRFTSIAGS from the coding sequence ATGGTCGCAAAAACTACATCTAACAAGGCAACAAAAGTCCGGGCACTTCTTGCCGGTGGACTCGTCCTGGGCATCGGCGCGGCGTTCACCCTGGCCGCCTGGACTGACAACGAATGGGTGTTCGGCAACTCCGGCGGCGACAACGGCCCCGGTACCCTGACCTACCACATGGAGCAGAACACCTTCAGCAACACCAACGGCAGCGGCGACTCTGCCTGGAGCGATAAGCCCAACATGCCTACAGTGCCCGATTCCACGGTGGACGGTGCCCTCACCTTCGGTGCCATCTCCGCCGCGCTCAAGCCGGGCGATACCGCCTATGCTCCCATGCAGCTCCGGGCGGCAGCTGGTTCCGAAGCTTTGACCGCCACGCTCGCTGAAGCTGTGAGGCTCGGCGACGGTGTTCCAGGCAGCGACGTGGACACCAACTCTGCCGCTCTGTACTCCGCCTTGACCTACCGGGCCGTGCAAGGCGTTACTGCGCCGAACTGTGCAGCCGGAACACTGACCGGCGGCACGGACATTGTGGGCTCTGCAGCCGCGAGTGTCCCGTTGAGCACCACATCAGGCGTGGGCATCTCCCTGGCAAAGGGCGCAGATGCAACCACCGCAGGTACCCCTGTGGACATCTGCTTCGCCATCACGCTTCCTTCGTCCGTGACTGACGTGAGCCTCCAGGGGAAGCAGACCATCCCGCTGTGGAGGTTCACCAGCATCGCCGGCTCCTGA
- a CDS encoding signal peptidase I — MFRVLKVSREVALTVVALLGLLCIVALVLGFIYKASFVVFRTGSMEPLYPVGALSLTVQVPAGSLVPGDVVSVKRSESGVLVTHRVVSVEPDGSGASLRLKGDANSSEDPLPYNVDTAQKVLATVPAVGSWVMAMRGPGFIGGATLAVAVLVVWAYWPKRVARHKNVGDPVGETTGR, encoded by the coding sequence ATGTTCCGGGTCCTCAAAGTCTCACGCGAAGTCGCATTGACTGTGGTGGCACTCTTGGGCTTGCTGTGCATTGTGGCGCTGGTCCTGGGGTTCATCTACAAGGCCTCCTTTGTGGTGTTCAGGACAGGCTCCATGGAACCGCTCTATCCCGTAGGGGCTTTGTCGCTCACCGTTCAAGTGCCGGCAGGGTCCCTGGTGCCGGGCGACGTCGTATCTGTCAAGCGCTCTGAATCCGGAGTGTTGGTAACGCACCGGGTTGTTTCCGTGGAGCCGGACGGTTCCGGGGCGTCGCTGCGACTCAAGGGCGATGCAAACAGTTCCGAGGATCCCCTGCCCTACAACGTGGACACGGCCCAAAAAGTGCTGGCAACAGTCCCGGCTGTGGGGTCTTGGGTGATGGCCATGAGGGGGCCGGGTTTCATAGGCGGCGCCACTCTGGCCGTGGCGGTGTTGGTTGTGTGGGCTTACTGGCCCAAACGGGTTGCCAGGCACAAAAACGTGGGGGACCCGGTGGGGGAGACAACAGGGAGGTGA